In Isosphaera pallida ATCC 43644, the sequence TCCCTTCCCTTCACTTCAACTTGACAAATGAGATTAGGGAGATTTCGTTGGATGAGCATGAGCGACTTTGACCCCTACGCCCTCTTGGGCTTGCCGCCCGACGCCGATGAACCAACCATCCGGGCCCGCTACCTAGCGTTGACCCGCGCCCATCCGCCCGACCGCGACCCTGAGCGTTTCGCCCAAATCAAACAGGCCTATGACCTGGTCCGCGACCCGGAACGACGGTTGCGCGCCCTGCTATTGGAATTTGAAACCAGTGACTCACTGGCGGCGCTGCGGCGGGATGTCCAAATCCAACTGAGCCGCCGACGGTTGGCGACGGCCGAACTCTTGTCCCTGGCGGATTTGTCATCGTGAACCCTTCGCCCGCCGATCTTCCCGACCCCCGCGTATCCCAACCCCCCCCCGCGCCCATCGCTGGGTCAGTTGACGCCGACCCGCGTGTGATGCTGTCCCGATTCGCCCAGTGGATCGAGCAAACCGTTCGGGAGGCCCAAACCCTAACCACCAGCCTCACCGCCGACGTTGCCGATCCGGACTACAAGCCGGTCGGTCTGGCGTGTTTGGTGGAGGAGTTCACGGCGCTTCGCCATGAAATCAAGCTCCAGGCTCGTCAGGTCCAAACCGCCCGCGAGCGTTTCGAGGAGATGGAGGCCACCCTGAGCCGGGCGATCGACCAGTTTCAAAGCGTCAAGCCCCGCGAGGACCAAGCCGCCTGGATCGCCGGCAAACCTCTGGCCGAGGCGCTGGCCGATCTCGACGAGGCGCTCAGACGCACCCGCGCGGTACTGGAACGAGTCCGCCGGGCGGTAGTCGAGGACGCAGCCCGCGCGTTTTCCCAGGCGCTGGACGAAGCGCTGGCCAATCCTCCCTGGTATGCCCGGGGCTTCGCCCGCGCGCGGCGTCGTCGGCTCGACGAAGTGGCTCAAGTTCATCTGTTCAAAGTCCGAGAGGAATTGCTGGGCACCTTGGGCCAGGGATTCGGCATGATGCTCAACCGTCTGGAACGCTCGATGGCCGAGGTGGGTCTGGAGCGGATCACCTGCGTGGGACGACCCGCCGATCCCGAGACGATGACCGTGGTGGAGGTGGTGGACGCCTCTGATTGCCTGCCTGGAACCGTCGTTGAGGAAGTGCGTCCGGGCTAC encodes:
- a CDS encoding J domain-containing protein, producing MSMSDFDPYALLGLPPDADEPTIRARYLALTRAHPPDRDPERFAQIKQAYDLVRDPERRLRALLLEFETSDSLAALRRDVQIQLSRRRLATAELLSLADLSS
- the grpE gene encoding nucleotide exchange factor GrpE, giving the protein MNPSPADLPDPRVSQPPPAPIAGSVDADPRVMLSRFAQWIEQTVREAQTLTTSLTADVADPDYKPVGLACLVEEFTALRHEIKLQARQVQTARERFEEMEATLSRAIDQFQSVKPREDQAAWIAGKPLAEALADLDEALRRTRAVLERVRRAVVEDAARAFSQALDEALANPPWYARGFARARRRRLDEVAQVHLFKVREELLGTLGQGFGMMLNRLERSMAEVGLERITCVGRPADPETMTVVEVVDASDCLPGTVVEEVRPGYRWNGRVLRFAEVKATRTLS